A region of the Lycium barbarum isolate Lr01 chromosome 1, ASM1917538v2, whole genome shotgun sequence genome:
GAAAAATCTTTCTTTAGAATGTTCTTCCATGATAGGGCGGCAGAACTACCTGAAGCTAATGAAATCAATAAGCTCGGGACGGAACCCCTTCACCTTCTTGAAATTTCCCGAAGGGTAATTGTCGCAGGCTACGATCGAGACCCCAAATCTGAAACTGGTGAACATTGGTGCGATATCAACAACCTGGTATCATGCCTCGAAAAAAACTGTTGCGGTGATGATGAAATACGTGGCCAGCACGTGTTCCGTTCTGTGACGGCTCTGAAATCAAAGGGCGTGAATTTCAGTGCTAGTGGGATTAGATCTCTCAAGGGGGTAAGGTTTAGTCCATATAAATTATGTAAGTCTGCTGAACTGAAGCTCCCACTTTTGTATGTCACAAAGGACACAAGAGTGTTTTTCAAGAACTTGATCGCTTACGAGTTCTCTCCCTATGTTCCTAATCCTTCTAATAACGCTGTGACTGCTTACGTGAATTTCATGAGACTACTTGTGATTTCAAAACAAGATGTGAAGGAACTACGAGAGAAGCAAATTATAATCAACGGTTTAGGGAGGGACAAAGAAGTGGTGGAAATGTACAAAGCTTTGGATACTTTTGGCGCAGAAGATAGTTCTTTTTTGTGGTATGTAAAGAGGGATATTGAAGAGCACTATCACAGCAAAACCAAGACTTGGATGGCTGATTTGTGGACCACTTACTTTGACAATCCCTGGTCTATAATTGCTTTGTTTGTTGCTGCTATCGTCCTCTGCTTAGATATTGTCCAGGCATACTATGCAGTCAATCAGGATTCTAGTAATGGTACTGGTGGTGGTTCTGCCGGTGCTCATCATTAATCTTCTTCAACACGAGGATTTTGATTTTACTTTTATGAATATTTCTCTCATATTTATGTGTTGATGATTGAATCATATGGCCTTCCATATAGTCAGTCTTGTATTATGTGTTACGTTGTTGCTTTTTAATTTGTGTGGCTTGTAAACAATACTAGATTATTTATTGTACTACTCGCTATATGTTTCATTTTACTCATATGATCTTAAACGTGCTATATGAGATGttgattatattttattttaaacagACTAATATTTCTTCTTATCCCAAGTTAACATTCTATTTCTTAATACTTATTTGTACTTAGCTGACCAGAAGTTTACTTcatatataaataattttaaaattccGTCTAATTAATTTAATAGTACCATATTTCTTGGTAAATGTTAGCATAAAAACATTTTGACTTATTTGTGTTCAAAATTTATCAAGACTTAAATACCTAAACATAGATAGATTCTTGAATTATAGAAAATTTGATACATTGAAAATATAATAGTTCTAGATTTGTCCTATTTTATGTGATAGATTTTTTTCCTGCAACCTGTTCAAGAAATAaaaacaca
Encoded here:
- the LOC132637717 gene encoding UPF0481 protein At3g47200-like; this translates as MQSGSEMAKHPMQMVPLLMREDNKESDDWISEFNQIGRGIVFNRNDDYDPKVVSLGPYHHGKKKLKFVEDYKPKAVKMFIDDVPKIEDEYLNAILENIGYVRSCYLEEFMPSMYTDEDFAIMMLRDACIILNYLESKEKSFKKDAMIEHLGTAVYNSIRRDMYLLENQVPFRILEILVGLKYDTDKHAFVTEMEKSFFRMFFHDRAAELPEANEINKLGTEPLHLLEISRRVIVAGYDRDPKSETGEHWCDINNLVSCLEKNCCGDDEIRGQHVFRSVTALKSKGVNFSASGIRSLKGVRFSPYKLCKSAELKLPLLYVTKDTRVFFKNLIAYEFSPYVPNPSNNAVTAYVNFMRLLVISKQDVKELREKQIIINGLGRDKEVVEMYKALDTFGAEDSSFLWYVKRDIEEHYHSKTKTWMADLWTTYFDNPWSIIALFVAAIVLCLDIVQAYYAVNQDSSNGTGGGSAGAHH